The sequence CGCCGACGGCACGCCGTACTACCCGGCGTCGCCGAGCGCGCCGACGACCCCGCTGCCCGAAGACTGCGCGATCCCGATCGGCTCGGGCGCGCAGGTGACGGTGCCCAAGATGGGCGGCGCGCGCATCTACGTCGTCACGGACGCGAAGCTGGACTTCTTCCTCGACCCGGGCCCGAACCTGGTCCACCCGAGCTTCCTGAACTCCGGCGACGCCAACTACGGCAAGAACTGGTCGTTCAGCGAGTTCACGTTCAACGACACGCAGCTGTTCGCGAACATCAGCTACGTCGACTTCGTGGGCATCCCGATGGGACTGTCCTTGACCACGACCGGCTCCGGAACCTCGACGGTCCAAGGCTTGCCGGCGGGTTCGGTGGACCAGATCGCTTCCGCGCTGACCGCACTGGGCGGCGAGTGGCCGGGCCTGGTCCAGACCGGCGGCGGCGGAAACCTGCGCGTGCTGTCGCCGCACCACCACGCCTCCCAGTTCGGCGGTTACCTCGACGCCTACATCGACCAGGTGTGGGCGAAGTACGAGGGCACGGACCTCGTCGTGGACTCCCAGAACCCGGCCGTCGGCAAGTTCACCGGCCGCGTCTCGGGCGGCCAGCTGGTCTTCGGCACCGAGTCCTTCGCCAAACCGGCGACGGCGGACGTGTGGAGCTGCGACAGCGGCCCGTTCGCCCTGGCCGCTGGCGCGAGCGACGCGCGCAAGGCCATCGTCCCCCGCCTGGCGGCCGCCCTGAACCGCACGACGTTGCTGGCCAACCCCAACCAGCCGACCGACGAGGACCCGGCGAAGTTCTACGCAGGAGACACGACGAACCACTACGCGCGGATCGTCCACTCGAAACTCCCGGACAACCGCGGCTACGCGTTCCCGTACGACGACGTGAGCCCGGGCCCGGACTTCAGCGGAGCGGTCTTCGCGGGCGACCCGGACGTGCTGACGATCACAGTGGGTGCCACGCATGGCTGAGGCAGTGCGAAAACTGTCGGTCGTGGCGGCTAGCCTCACTGCATGAACACGGACGACGCGACGGTCCCGGCGCACCAGCTGACCAAGGGCCAGTGGTTCTGGCACGAGCCGGCGCCGGGACTGCCCGCGTGGCAACTGCAGGTGACGTCGGCGGAGCTGGTGGAGGATTCCGTCGAGATCTTCACGACGGATGATGAGCGCGAGCTGGTGTTGTACCCGAGGAACCGCCTGGTCCGGCTCGCTAGGGCGGCTTGAGGGAGGTTTTAGGGGGAGGGGGCTCCTGGGGGAGGGAAGCCTGGCCGCGCCCGTAGGGTCGGTTGGCCGGGTTTCGCGCCGAACCGCGCTGGTGAAGCGGTCGGTGCAGGGGGAGCTGTGCTTGCCCGCTGCTGGCCGTGCGCCAATGGCAGCGCCAACTCACTTGCCGCGAGCGGCGGAGTTCTTCACTGAGCTGGGGATGTGCCGGAGCCTGGGTGCCGACTCGCCCAGTCGGGTGCGCGCGCCGCTGTAATCGCGAGGTTTCAGCCAAGTCTCGCTGAGTGAGCCGGGCCTCGGCGCCACTTAATGCGCTCCCAGCCCTCCGGATACAAGCTCGCCGGCCCGCCTCGGTGTCGGGGTCTTCCCCCACCTCGGCGAGCCGGCGATGAGCCCTGCTCAGCTTGCGTCGCGCAGCGAGACCGGGCGCCACGTCATCCGGACCGTCGTTCCCGTGTCTCCCGTGTCGATGTCGGACTGGTCCGTCACCTTGTCGATCAGCACCAGCCCGCGGCCGCCGGAGGTGCGCAGGCCCGCGGTGCGGGGGCGGGTCGCCGGGATTCCGCAGCCCGTGTCGGTCACTGTCACCGTCACCGTGTCGCCGGTGCGGGTGGCCTGGAGGCGGGCCCAGCCGTGGCCGCCCGGGTAGGCGTGGGCCGCGACGTTCGCCAGTGCTTCGTACGTGGCCAGGATGATGTCGTGCGTGCTCTCCGCATCGAGCGGGAGCTCGCCGAGCCAGCGGGTCAGCTTGCGGCGCAAGTCGGCCATCTCGTTCGGCAAGGCCGGCGCCAGCTCTTCGAACGGCGGGACGACCACGGCTTCGGCGCCACCGCGCGCAGGGGCCGTGGTCCCGGTTTGGTCGGCGTCGGCGCTCTCGCCGGTATCGACGCCGGTGTGCGGGGTATGTCGATACACGATCCACTCCCATCGTCAGCCGCTTTCCCCCATGTCGGCGGGCTTCTCTTCAGAGCTACCCACCGCGACGGGGTCTTACCCGTTGTGCTTCGTGAAATGTCTCGCTACAGTGAAGTCGCACCTCGCGGATGCCGGCCCCCAGGCCGCCCGGAGGAAGCTCCCGGATCCAGGCCGCTCGGCCTCTTTCCTCATTCCCGGCCCGCGCCGTTCCGCGCGTCGGGCCTGCACCTCATCAGGAGACAACCATGCCTTTTCACGGAATCCTTGACCTGTCCGGAAAAACCCCGCTCGTCCGCCGCGGCTACCGCCATGCGCCCGACGATGTCGCGATCCCGCTTTCCTTGGTGAGCAAGCACAAGCTGCGCGCCGGCGACGAAATCACCGGTACCGCCGAAGAAATCATCAGCGTCGACGGCGTCAGCCCGGACGAGCCGCGTCCGCACTTCGCCGATCTCGTGCCGCTGCACCCGGAAGAGCGGCTGCTGCTCGAAACCACGCCGTCGCGGCTGCTGCCGCGCGTGATCGACCTCGTCACCCCGCTCGGCAAGGGGCAGCGCGCGCTCGTTGTTTCGCCGCCGAAAGCCGGGAAAACCACTGTGCTGCAAGAGATCGGGCACGGCATCGCGACCAACCACCCGGACTGCCGGCTGCTCGTGCTGCTCGCCGACGAACGCCCGGAGGAGGTCACCGAGCTGAGCCGGACCGTGCGCGGCGAAGTGATCGCCTCCACCTTCGACCGGCCGCCCGCCGAGCACGTCGCGGTGGCGGAACTCACCGTCGAGCGGGCGAAACGCCTGGTGGAGCGCGGCGAAGACGTCGTGCTGCTGCTCGACTCCCTCACCCGGCTCGGCCGCGCGTACAACCTTTCGGCCCGGCCCTCCGGTCGCACCCTTTCCGGCGGCGTCGACGCGGCCGCGCTGCAGCCGATGAAGCGCCTCCTCGGCGCCGCCCGCAACGTCGAAGGTGGCGGCTCCCTCACAGTCGTCGCGACCGCCCTGGTGGAAACCGGTTCGCTGGCCGACACGGTGTTCTTCGAGGAGCTTAAGAGCACCGGCAACGCCGAACTCAGGCTCGACCGCAAGGCCGCCGAGCGCCGGGTTTTCCCGGCGGTCTACATCCCCGCGTCCGGCACCCGGCGCGAAGAACTCCTAGTCACCCCGGGCGAACTCGCCGCGATGCGCGAAGTGCGCCGGGCGCTGTCCGGCCCGCACGGGATCGAGCAGCTGCTGGAGCAGCTCCGCAAGACGGGCTCCAACGCCGAGTTCCTGCTCCGCGTGATGGGCGCGGCCGCGCCCAAAGCGGCCTGACCGCTCAGCTTTCGCGCCGCTCCCGCAGTTCGCCGATCACTTTCTGCCCGACGCCACGGGCTTCCTCCGCGCTGTCCGCCGGTTCACCTTCCCCTGACTCGTAGAGATCATCGTCCGCCCGGCCGGGGTCTTCGGTTTCCGGTCGCGCGATTTCGGGTTGCTGCTCGTTCGGCTGGGACATCGGTGAACCCCCGCTCATCGAGGTGGCTGATAGGGAGTGGCGGGCGGGTAGGACGGCCGTTCGGGCCCGCGGTTCAGGGTGGCGACGAGAAAACCGAACCCGACGACGCTCACGACGAGCGCCGCGGCCCCCGGCGCCGCAACCCACCACCCGACGCCGGTGGCGGCCACGAGCCACGCCGCGACGAGGGTGCGCTTGGCGGTGAGGGGATACGGCTTCGGCAGCTCTCGTACGGCTGCCACGCCGAGCACCAGCAGCCCGGCCAGAGCGACGATCAGCACGATGGCGTACACGGGGATGTCCTCCTTCGGGGTGGTCGGGCATCTGCATGGAGAAATACCCGCGAAGGGGCACGGCACGCCGTGTCGTCCGGCACACGAAGCCCGAGCCGGGAGCTCAGCTGCCCCGGCCCGTGGCCTGCTGCAACGCGTCGATCCGGGCCGAAGCCTCCGCCTTCGTCAGGTTCTCCGGCACTTCTTCGCCCGCTTCCTGGGCCAGCGTCTGCAGGTACGACTTCTGCGGC is a genomic window of Amycolatopsis lexingtonensis containing:
- a CDS encoding glycoside hydrolase family 64 protein; translated protein: MISRRSFLGLSAATLATATVLPLARSAYAATPDTFSLKLVNNSGSGTAYAYVTGTTPDGKLVLLRADGTPYYPASPSAPTTPLPEDCAIPIGSGAQVTVPKMGGARIYVVTDAKLDFFLDPGPNLVHPSFLNSGDANYGKNWSFSEFTFNDTQLFANISYVDFVGIPMGLSLTTTGSGTSTVQGLPAGSVDQIASALTALGGEWPGLVQTGGGGNLRVLSPHHHASQFGGYLDAYIDQVWAKYEGTDLVVDSQNPAVGKFTGRVSGGQLVFGTESFAKPATADVWSCDSGPFALAAGASDARKAIVPRLAAALNRTTLLANPNQPTDEDPAKFYAGDTTNHYARIVHSKLPDNRGYAFPYDDVSPGPDFSGAVFAGDPDVLTITVGATHG
- a CDS encoding ATP-binding protein, which produces MYRHTPHTGVDTGESADADQTGTTAPARGGAEAVVVPPFEELAPALPNEMADLRRKLTRWLGELPLDAESTHDIILATYEALANVAAHAYPGGHGWARLQATRTGDTVTVTVTDTGCGIPATRPRTAGLRTSGGRGLVLIDKVTDQSDIDTGDTGTTVRMTWRPVSLRDAS
- the rho gene encoding transcription termination factor Rho produces the protein MPFHGILDLSGKTPLVRRGYRHAPDDVAIPLSLVSKHKLRAGDEITGTAEEIISVDGVSPDEPRPHFADLVPLHPEERLLLETTPSRLLPRVIDLVTPLGKGQRALVVSPPKAGKTTVLQEIGHGIATNHPDCRLLVLLADERPEEVTELSRTVRGEVIASTFDRPPAEHVAVAELTVERAKRLVERGEDVVLLLDSLTRLGRAYNLSARPSGRTLSGGVDAAALQPMKRLLGAARNVEGGGSLTVVATALVETGSLADTVFFEELKSTGNAELRLDRKAAERRVFPAVYIPASGTRREELLVTPGELAAMREVRRALSGPHGIEQLLEQLRKTGSNAEFLLRVMGAAAPKAA
- a CDS encoding DUF3072 domain-containing protein, whose amino-acid sequence is MTDQVEPNPEKDPSDWTTGDEPMTGPQKSYLQTLAQEAGEEVPENLTKAEASARIDALQQATGRGS